The following are encoded together in the Peromyscus leucopus breed LL Stock chromosome 1, UCI_PerLeu_2.1, whole genome shotgun sequence genome:
- the Dchs1 gene encoding LOW QUALITY PROTEIN: protocadherin-16 (The sequence of the model RefSeq protein was modified relative to this genomic sequence to represent the inferred CDS: inserted 2 bases in 2 codons; deleted 1 base in 1 codon), protein MQKELGVALSCPGMKSLRTLLLLPLLVLLGAGVPGTWGQAGSLDLQIDEEQPAGTLIGDISAGLPPGTAPPPMYFISAQEGSGVGTDLAIDEHSGVVRTARVLDRERRDRYRFTAVTPDGATVEVTVRVADINDHAPAFPQARAALQIPEHTALGTRYPLEPARDADAGRLGTQGYALSGDGAGETFRLEMRPGPDGAPVPELVVAGELDXENRSHYMLQLEAYDGGSPPRRAQALLDVTLLDINDHAPAFNQSRYHAVVSESLAPGSPVLQVFASDADAGANGAVTYEINRRQSEGDGPFSIDSHTGLLRLERPLDFEQRRVHELVVQARDGGAHPELGSAFVTVHVRDANDNQPSMTVIFLSADGSPRVSEAAPPGQLVARISVSDPDDGDFAHVNVSLEGGEGHFALSTQDSVIYLVCVARRLDREERDVYNLRVTATDSGSPPLRAEAAFVLHVTDVNDNAPAFDRQLYRPEPLPEVALPGSFVVRVTARDPDQGTNGQVTYSLAPGTHTHWFSIDPTSGIITTAATLDYELEPQPQLIVVATDGGLPPLVSSATVSVALQDVNDNEPQFQRTFYNASLPEGTQPGTCFLQVTATDADSGPFGLLSYSLGAGLGASGSPPFRIDAHSGDVCTTRTLDRDQGPSSFDFTVTAVDGGGLKSIVYVKVFVADENDNPPQFYPREYAASLSAQSTPGTAVLRVHAHDPDQGPHGRLSYHILAGNSPPLFALDAHSGLLTVAWPLARRVNSVVQLEIGAQDGGGLKAEPIARVNISIVPGTPTPPIFEQLQYVFSVPEDVAPGTSVGIVQAHNPPGRLGPVTLTLSGGDPRGLFSLDSPSGLLKTLRPLDRELLGPVLELEVRAGSGTPPAFAVARVRVLLDDVNDNSPAFPAPEDTVLLPQNTAPGAPIYTLRALDPDSGANSRVTFSLLAGGDGMFTVDPITGHVRLMGPLGPPGRPAHELEVEARDGGSPPRTSHFRLRVVIQDLGIHGLAPQFDSPTYRVDLPSXTATGTQILQVQAQAPDGSPVTYHLAADGANNPFGLEPQSGWLWVRAALDRESQELYTLKVMAVSGSKAELGQQTGTATVRVSILNQNDHSPRLSEEPTFLAVAENQPPGTSVGRVFATDRDSGPNGRLTYSLRQLSEDSKAFRIHPQTGEVTTLQTLDREQQSSFQLLVHVQDGGSPPRSATGTVHVAVLDLNDNSPTFLQASGAAGGGLPLQVPDRVPPGTLVTTLQAKDPDEGENGTILYTLTGPGSELFSLHPHTGELHTAASLIRAERPHYVLTLSAHDQGSPPRSASLQLLVQVLPSTRAVESPDLTEPDPGATVPVVLTVTAAEGLRPGSLLGSVAPQEPVNVGALTYTLVGGADPEGTFALDSVSGRLYLARPLDFEAGPAWRSLTVRAEGPGGAGARLLKVQVRVQDENEHAPAFARDPLALALPENPDPGATLYTFRASDADGPGPNSDVRYRLLRQEPPVPALRLDARTGALSAPRGLDRETTPALLLLVEATDRPTNASRRRAARVSARVFVTDENDNAPVFASPSRVRLPEDQPPGPAALHVVARDPDLGEAARVSYRLAAGGDGHFRLHATTGALSVVRPLDREQRAEHVLTVVALDHGSPPRSSTQLLTVSVVDINDEAPAFPQQEYSILLRENSPPGTSLLTLKATDPDLGANGQVTYGGVSGESFSLDPNTGVLTTLRALDREEQEEINLTVYARDRGSPPLMTHAIVRVTVEDENDHTPTFGNTHLSLEVPEGQDPQTLTTLRASDPDRGLNGKLQYRILDGDPSGAFVLDLTSGEFGTMRPLDREVEPSFQLQIEARDGGQPALSATLLVTVTVLDANDHAPAFPVPAYAVEVPEDAPAGTLLLQLQAHDPDDGDNGRVMYYLGAGTAGAFLLEPTSGELRTATALDREHCASYAFSVNAVDGAAAGPLSTTVPITITVRDVNDHAPTFPTSPLRLRLPRPGPSLGTPTLALATLRAEDRDAGANASILYRLAGTPPPGTTVDSYTGEIRVARSPVALGPRDRVLFIVATDLGRPARSATGVVIVGIQGESERGPRFSRASNEAVLRENAPPGTPVISLKAVHSGGSNGPITYSILSGNEKGIFSIQPNTGAVTVRSAEGLDFETSPRLRLVLQAESGGAFAFSVLTLTLQDANDNAPRFLRPHYVAFLPESRPLEGPLLQVEADDLDQGSGGQISYSLAASQPARGLFHVDPATGTITTTAILDREIWAETRLVLMATDRGSPALVGSATLTVMVIDTNDNRPTIPQPWELRVSEDALLGSEIAQVTGNDVDSGPVLWYVLSPSGPQDPFSIGRYGGRVSLTGPLDFEQCDHYHLQLLAHDGPHEGHANLTVLVEDVNDNAPIFSQSLYQVMMLEHTPPGSAILSVSATDRDSGANGHVSYHLASPAEGFNVDPNNGTLYTTVGAVALGHEGPGVVDVVLEARDHGAPGRVARATVHVQLQDQNDHAPSFTLPHYRVAVSEDLPPGSTLLTLEATDPDGSRTHATVDYSIISGNRGRVFQLEPRLAEAGEGVGPGPQALGCLVLLEPLDFESLAQYNLTVAAADRGQPPRSSAVPVTVTVLDVNDNPPVFTQASYRVTVPEDMPVGAELLHVEASDADPGPHGLVHFTLSSGDPLGLFELDENSGALRLARPLDCETQARHQLVVQAADPAGTHFALVPVTVEVQDVNDHGPAFPLNLLSTSLAENQPPGTLVTTLHAIDGDAGTFGRLQYSLLEAVPGPEGREAFSLNSSTGELRARVPFDYEHTGSFRLLVGAADAGNLSASVTVSVLVTGEDEYDPVFLAPTFHFQVPEGAQRGHSLGHVQATDEDGGADGLVLYSLATSSPYFGINQTTGALYLRVDSRAPGSGTTTSGGGGRTRREAPRELRLEVVARGPLPGSRSATVPVTVDITHTALGLAPDLNLLLVGAVAASLGVVVVLALAALVLGLVRARSRKAEAAPGPMSQAAPIASSSLQKLGREPPSPPPSEHLYHQTLPSYGGPGAGGPYPRGGSLDPSHSSGRGSAEAAEDDEIRMINEFPRVASVASSLAARGPDSGIQQDADGLSDTSCEPPAPDTWYKGRKAGLLLPGAGATLYREEGPPATATAFLGGCGLSPAPTGDYGFPADGKPCVAGALTAIVAGEEELRGSYNWDYLLSWCPQFQPLASVFTEIARLKDEARPCPPAPRIDPPPLITAVAHPGAKSVPPKPASTAAARAIFPPASHRSPISHEGSLSSAAMSPSFSPSLSPLAARSPVVSPFGVAQGPSASALSTESGLEPPDDTELRI, encoded by the exons ATGCAGAAGGAGCTGGGTGTTGCACTCTCCTGCCCTGGCATGAAGAGCCTCAGGACTCTTCTCCTGCTGCCACTGCTGGTGCTGTTGGGGGCTGGAGTGCCAGGAACCTGGGGTCAAGCCGGGAGCCTGGACCTACAGATAGATGAGGAACAGCCAGCAGGCACACTGATTGGAGACATTAGTGCAGGGCTCCCACCAGGCACAGCGCCTCCTCCCATGTACTTCATCTCTGCCCAGGAAGGCAGTGGTGTGGGCACAGACCTCGCTATTGATGAGCACAGTGGGGTAGTCCGTACAGCTCGTGTCCTGGACCGTGAGCGGAGAGACCGTTACCGCTTCACTGCAGTCACTCCTGATGGCGCCACCGTAGAAGTTACAGTGCGAGTGGCTGACATCAATGACCATGCACCAGCTTTCCCTCAGGCTCGGGCTGCCCTGCAGATACCTGAACATACAGCTCTTGGTACACGCTACCCACTGGAGCCTGCTCGTGATGCAGATGCTGGGCGCCTAGGAACCCAAGGCTATGCACTATCtggtgatggggctggagagaccttCAGGCTGGAGATGCGTCCTGGTCCTGATGGAGCTCCAGTGCCTGAGCTGGTTGTTGCTGGAGAACTGG CGGAGAACCGCTCACACTACATGTTGCAGCTAGAGGCCTACGACGGTGGCTCACCCCCTCGGAGGGCCCAGGCCCTGCTGGATGTGACACTGCTGGATATCAATGACCATGCCCCAGCTTTCAATCAAAGCCGATACCATGCTGTGGTATCTGAGAGTCTGGCCCCTGGAAGTCCTGTCTTGCAAGTGTTTGCATCTGATGCTGATGCTGGTGCCAATGGAGCTGTGACTTATGAGATCAACAGGAGACAGAGTGAAGGTGATGGACCCTTCTCCATTGATTCACACACAGGGCTTCTGAGGCTGGAGCGCCCATTGGACTTTGAACAGAGGCGAGTCCATGAACTGGTGGTACAGGCACGGGATGGTGGGGCTCACCCAGAGCTGGGTTCAGCTTTTGTGACAGTGCATGTGCGAGATGCCAATGACAATCAGCCCTCCATGACTGtcatcttcctgagtgctgatgGCTCCCCCAGAGTGTCTGAGGCTGCCCCCCCTGGACAGCTTGTTGCTCGAATCTCTGTGTCAGATCCAGATGATGGCGACTTTGCTCACGTCAATGTGTCCCTGGAGGGTGGAGAGGGCCACTTTGCCCTGAGTACCCAAGACAGTGTCATCTACCTGGTGTGTGTGGCTCGGAGGCTGGATCGGGAGGAGAGGGATGTTTATAACTTGCGAGTTACAGCCACAGACTCAGGCTCACCCCCACTACGGGCCGAAGCTGCCTTTGTGCTACATGTCACTGATGTCAATGACAATGCACCTGCTTTTGACCGACAGCTCTACCGACCTGAGCCTCTGCCTGAAGTTGCATTGCCTGGCAGCTTCGTGGTACGGGTGACTGCCCGGGATCCTGATCAAGGCACCAACGGTCAGGTCACCTATAGTCTGGCTCCTGGCACTCACACTCACTGGTTTTCCATTGATCCCACCTCAGGCATCATTACCACAGCTGCCACACTGGACTATGAACTAGAACCTCAGCCACAGCTTATTGTGGTGGCCACGGATGGGGGCCTGCCCCCCTTAGTCTCCTCTGCCACAGTTAGTGTGGCCTTACAAGATGTGAATGACAATGAGCCCCAGTTCCAAAGAACTTTCTACAATGCCTCACTGCCAGAAGGTACCCAGCCTGGAACGTGTTTCCTGCAG GTGACAGCCACAGATGCCGACAGTGGTCCATTTGGCCTCCTCTCCTATTCCTTGGGTGCTGGGCTTGGAGCTTCTGGATCTCCCCCATTCCGCATTGATGCCCACAGTGGTGATGTATGTACCACTCGGACCCTGGACCGTGACCAGGGACCTTCAAGCTTTGACTTCACAGTGACAGCTGTTGATGGG GGAGGCCTCAAGTCCATAGTGTATGTGAAGGTGTTTGTGGCTGATGAGAACGACAACCCACCTCAGTTTTATCCACGGGAGTATGCTGCCAGTCTGAGTGCTCAGAGTACACCAGGCACAGCTGTGCTGAGAGTGCATGCCCATGACCCAGACCAGGGACCCCATGGGCGACTCTCCTACCACATCCTGGCTGGCAATAGTCCCCCACTCTTTGCATTGGATGCACACTCAG ggcTGTTGACAGTAGCCTGGCCCTTGGCCAGACGGGTTAATTCTGTGGTGCAGCTGGAGATTGGAGCTCAGGATGGAGGTGGCCTGAAAGCAGAACCCATTGCCCGAGTTAACATCAGCATTGTGCCTGGAACCCCCACACCACCTATATTTGAACAACTACAGTATGTTTTTTCAGTGCCAGAGGATGTGGCACCAGGCACTAGTGTGGGCATAGTCCAAGCACACAACCCACCAG gTCGCTTAGGGCCTGTGACCCTCACACTATCAGGTGGGGATCCCCGAGGGCTCTTCTCCCTAGACTCACCCTCAGGGCTATTAAAAACACTTCGGCCCCTGGACCGGGAGCTTCTGGGACCCGTCTTAGAGCTAGAAGTTCGAGCAGGCAGTGGAACCCCCCCAGCTTTTGCTGTGGCTCGGGTCCGTGTGCTGCTGGATGATGTGAATGACAActctcctgccttccctgcaCCTGAAGACACCGTATTACTACCACAAAACACCGCTCCAGGGGCTCCCATCTATACACTGCGTGCTCTAGACCCAGACTCGGGTGCTAATAGTCGGGTCACCTTTAGTCTACTTGCCGGAGGTGATGGAATGTTTACTGTGGATCCTATCACAGGCCATGTCCGGCTTATGGGACCTTTGGGGCCTCCAGGGAGACCAGCCCATGAGTTGGAGGTGGAGGCCCGGGATGGAGGCTCCCCACCACGCACCAGCCACTTTCGACTTCGTGTGGTGATACAGGACTTGGGAATCCATGGGCTGGCTCCACAGTTTGACAGCCCTACCTACCGTGTGGACTTGCCCT GCACTGCCACTGGAACTCAGATCTTGCAAGTGCAGGCCCAGGCACCAGATGGCAGCCCTGTCACTTACCATCTTGCAGCAGATGGAGCCAATAACCCCTTTGGCCTAGAGCCACAGAGTGGGTGGCTGTGGGTACGGGCAGCACTGGACCGTGAGTCCCAGGAGTTATACACATTGAAGGTGATGGCTGTATCTGGTTCCAAAGCTGAATTAGGGCAGCAGACAGGCACAGCCACTGTCAGGGTCAGCATCCTCAACCAAAATGACCACAGTCCCCGCTTGTCTGAAGAGCCCACCTTCCTGGCTGTAGCAGAGAATCAGCCCCCAGGGACAAGTGTAGGTCGAGTCTTTGCCACAGACAGAGACTCAGGACCTAATGGACGTCTGACCTACAGCCTTCGGCAGCTGTCAGAAGACAGCAAGGCCTTCCGCATCCACCCCCAGACTG GAGAGGTAACTACACTCCAAACCCTGGACCGAGAGCAGCAGAGCAGCTTCCAGCTCCTGGTGCACGTGCAGGATGGGGGGAGTCCGCCTCGCAGTGCCACCGGCACTGTGCATGTTGCAGTACTCGACCTCAACGACAACAGTCCCACCTTCCTGCAGGCTTCAGGGGCTGCTGGTGGGGGCCTCCCTCTACAG GTGCCAGACCGCGTGCCTCCAGGAACACTGGTGACCACTCTGCAGGCCAAAGATCCAGATGAGGGGGAGAACGGGACCATCCTGTACACCCTAACTG GTCCTGGCTCGGAgctcttctctctgcatcctcaCACAGGAGAACTGCACACTGCAGCATCCCTGATTAGAGCGGAGCGGCCCCACTATGTGCTAACTCTGAGCGCTCACGACCAAGGCAGCCCCCCTCGAAGTGCCAGCCTGCAACTGCTGGTGCAG GTGCTTCCCTCCACCCGCGCGGTGGAGTCGCCggatctcactgaacctgacCCTGGAGCAACAGTGCCTGTAGTCCTGACGGTGACAGCAGCTGAAGGACTTCGACCTGGATCCCTACTGGGTTCGGTGGCCCCGCAGGAGCCAGTCAATGTGGGTGCACTCACCTACACTCTGGTGGGTGGCGCCGACCCCGAGGGTACCTTCGCCCTGGACTCGGTGTCTGGTCGCCTGTACCTGGCGCGTCCCTTGGACTTCGAGGCCGGGCCGGCCTGGCGCTCGCTCACGGTGCGCGCCGAGGGGCCGGGAGGCGCAGGCGCGCGGCTGTTGAAAGTGCAGGTGCGTGTGCAGGACGAGAACGAGCACGCTCCCGCTTTCGCGCGCGACCCCCTGGCACTGGCGCTACCCGAGAACCCCGATCCCGGCGCCACGCTGTACACTTTCCGTGCATCGGACGCAGATGGCCCAGGTCCCAACAGCGACGTGCGATACCGCCTGCTGAGGCAGGAGCCGCCGGTGCCCGCCCTGCGCTTGGACGCGCGCACCGGGGCGCTCAGCGCTCCCCGCGGCTTGGATCGGGAGACTACGCcggcgctgctgctgctggttgAAGCCACCGACCGGCCAACCAATGCCAGCCGCCGCCGGGCAGCGCGAGTTTCGGCGCGCGTCTTTGTCACGGATGAAAACGACAACGCCCCAGTCTTCGCCTCCCCTTCACGGGTGCGGCTCCCGGAGGATCAGCCGCCCGGACCCGCGGCGCTGCACGTGGTAGCTCGGGACCCGGACCTGGGGGAGGCTGCCCGCGTGTCCTATCGCCTTGCGGCTGGAGGGGACGGCCACTTCCGGCTACACGCTACCACTG GAGCGCTGTCCGTGGTGCGGCCTCTGGACCGAGAACAACGAGCTGAGCACGTACTGACAGTGGTGGCCTTGGACCATGGCTCCCCGCCACGTTCATCCACTCAACTCCTGACTGTCAGTGTTGTTGACATCAACGATGAGGCACCCGCTTTCCCTCAGCAAGAGTACAGCATCCTCCTTCGTGAGAACAGTCCGCCTGGCACATCTCTGCTCACTCTGAAGGCAACTGACCCTGACCTTG GGGCCAATGGGCAAGTGACTTATGGGGGTGTCTCTGGCGAGAGCTTCTCTCTGGACCCGAACACTGGAGTTCTCACGACTCTGAGGGCCCTGGAtcgggaggagcaggaggagatcAACTTGACAG TATATGCCCGGGACAGGGGCTCGCCACCCCTGATGACTCATGCCATAGTTCGAGTGACTGTGGAAGATGAGAATGACCATACTCCAACCTTTGGGAACACCCACCTCTCCCTGGAAGTGCCTGAAGGCCAGGACCCCCAAACCCTTACCACCCTACGGGCCTCTGATCCAGACAGGGGGCTCAATGGAAAGCTACAGTACCGCATCCTAG ATGGAGACCCTTCAGGAGCCtttgtcctagatctcacttcTGGGGAGTTTGGCACCATGAGGCCACTAGACCGGGAGGTAGAGCCATCATTCCAGCTGCAGATAGAGGCCAGGGATGGAGGCCAGCCAGCCCTCAGTGCCACCTTGCTTGTGACAGTGACAGTGCTGGATGCCAATGACCATGCTCCAGCCTTTCCTGTGCCTGCTTATGCTGTGGAGGTACCTGAGGATGCACCTGCAGGGACCCTACTGCTGCAACTACAGGCTCATGACCCTGATGATGGGGACAATGGTCGTGTGATGTACTACCTGGGTGCAGGTACCGCGGGGGCCTTCCTACTGGAGCCTACCTCTGGAGAGCTGCGCACAGCTACTGCCTTGGACAGAGAACACTGTGCCAGCTATGCCTTCTCTGTGAATGCCGTGGATGGTGCAGCTGCTGGGCCCCTGAGCACCACCGTACCGATCACTATCACGGTGCGTGATGTCAATGATCACGCACCGACTTTCCCCACCAGTCCTCTGCGCCTCCGCCTACCCCGCCCAGGTCCTAGCCTCGGTACACCAACCCTGGCTCTAGCCACACTTCGAGCTGAAGATCGAGATGCTGGTGCCAATGCCTCCATTCTATACCGGCTGGCGGgcacaccaccacctggcaccacTGTGGACTCTTACACTGGTGAAATCCGTGTGGCTCGCTCTCCTGTAGCTCTGGGACCTCGGGATCGTGTCCTCTTCATTGTGGCCACTGACCTTGGCCGACCAGCTCGCTCTGCCACTGGTGTGGTCATTGTTGGAATACAGGGAGAGTCTGAGCGTGGGCCTCGCTTTTCCCGAGCTAGTAATGAGGCTGTTCTCCGTGAAAATGCACCCCCAG GAACTCCCGTCATCTCCCTAAAGGCTGTCCATTCAGGGGGCTCAAATGGACCAATCACCTATAGCATTCTCAGTGGGAATGAGAAAGGGATATTCTCCATCCAGCCTAACACAG GAGCCGTCACAGTT CGCTCCGCAGAGGGGCTTGACTTTGAGACAAGCCCACGACTACGACTGGTACTGCAAGCCGAGAGTGGAGGAGCCTTTGCTTTCTCAGTGCTGACCCTGACCCTTCAAGATGCCAATGACAATGCTCCCCGTTTCCTGCGGCCTCACTATGTGGCTTTCCTGCCAGAGTCCCGACCCTTGGAAGGGCCCCTGCTTcag GTGGAAGCAGATGACCTGGATCAAGGCTCCGGAGGACAGATCTCCTACAGTCTGGCTGCATCCCAGCCAGCACGGGGCTTGTTCCATGTAGACCCAGCTACAGGCACTATCACTACCACAGCTATCCTGGACCGGGAAATCTGGGCTGAAACACG GCTGGTACTGATGGCCACAGACAGAGGAAGCCCAGCCCTGGTGGGCTCAGCTACCCTGACAGTGATGGTCATCGATACCAATGACAATCGCCCCACCATCCCCCAGCCCTGGGAGCTCCGAGTGTCAGAAG ATGCACTGTTGGGCTCAGAGATCGCACAGGTAACTGGAAATGATGTGGACTCTGGACCAGTGCTGTGGTATGTGCTGAGTCCATCTGGGCCTCAGGATCCCTTCAGTATTGGCCGCTATGGAGGACGTGTCTCCCTCACGGGCCCCCTGGACTTTGAGCAATGTGACCACTACCACCTACAGCTGCTGGCACATGATGGACCTCATGAGGGCCATGCCAACCTCACAGTGCTCGTGGAGGATGTTAATGACAATGCACCTATCTTCTCACAGAGCCTCTACCAG GTAATGATGTTGGAGCACACCCCGCCAGGCAGTGCCATTCTCTCCGTCTCTGCCACTGACAGAGACTCTGGCGCCAATGGTCACGTTTCCTACCATCTGGCTTCCCCTGCTGAGGGCTTCAATGTTGACCCCAACAATG GAACTCTGTACACAACAGTAGGAGCAGTGGCCTTGGGCCATGAGGGGCCAGGAGTGGTGGATGTGGTTCTGGAAGCACGAGACCATGGGGCTCCAGGCCGGGTGGCACGGGCCACCGTGCATGTGCAGCTGCAGGACCAGAATGACCATGCCCCGAGCTTCACACTGCCACACTACCGTGTTGCTGTGTCTGAAGATTTGCCCCCTGGTTCCACCCTGCTCACCCTGGAGGCCACAGATCCTGATGGAAGCCGCACTCATGCCACTGTGGACTACAGCATCATCAGTGGCAATCGGGGCCGAGTCTTCCAGCTGGAACCCCGGCTTGCTGAGGCGGGAGAGGGTGTTGGGCCAGGTCCCCAGGCATTGGGCTGCCTAGTGTTGCTTGAGCCTCTAGACTTTGAAAGCCTGGCACAGTACAATCTAACTGTGGCTGCAGCTGATCGGGGACAGCCACCCCGCAGTTCAGCCGTGCCAGTGACTGTCACTGTACTGGATGTCAATGACAACCCACCTGTCTTTACCCAAGCATCCTACCGTGTGACAGTACCTGAGGACATGCCTGTTGGAGCTGAGCTATTGCATGTGGAAGCCTCTGATGCTGACCCTGGACCTCATGGCCTTGTGCATTTCACCCTCAGCTCAGGTGACCCTTTGGGGCTCTTTGAGCTGGATGAGAACTCGGGTGCTTTGCGACTGGCCCGCCCTCTGGACTGTGAAACCCAGGCTCGACACCAGCTTGTGGTACAGGCAGCTGATCCTGCTGGAACACACTTTGCTTTGGTACCAGTAACAGTTGAGGTCCAGGATGTGAATGACCATGGTCCAGCCTTCCCATTGAATCTGCTCAGTACTAGCCTTGCTGAGAACCAGCCTCCAGGCACTCTAGTGACCACACTACATGCAATTGATGGGGATGCTGGGACTTTTGGTAGACTTCAGTACAGCCTATTGGAGGCAGTGCCAGGGCCTGAGGGTCGTGAAGCATTTTCACTGAACAGCTCAACAGGGGAATTGCGGGCACGGGTGCCTTTTGACTATGAGCACACAGGAAGCTTCCGTCTGCTAGTGGGTGCTGCTGATGCTGGGAATCTCTCAGCCTCTGTCACTGTGTCAGTGCTGGTTACTGGAGAAGATGAATATGACCCTGTATTCCTGGCTCCAACTTTCCACTTCCAAGTGCCAGAAGGTGCCCAGCGTGGCCACAGCCTGGGTCATGTGCAGGCCACAGATGAGGATGGGGGTGCCGATGGCCTGGTGCTCTATTCGCTGGCTACCTCTTCCCCTTATTTTGGTATCAACCAGACGACAGGTGCTTTGTACCTGCGAGTGGACAGtcgggcaccaggaagtggaacaaCCACCTCTGGGGGTGGTGGCCGGACCCGACGAGAAGCACCTCGGGAGTTAAGGCTGGAGGTAGTAGCAAGAGGGCCTCTGCCTGGATCCCGGAGTGCCACAGTACCTGTGACTGTGGATATTACCCACACTGCTCTGGGCCTGGCACCTGACCTCAATTTGCTATTGGTAGGGGCCGTGGCAGCCTCTTTGGGAGTTGTGGTGGTGCTTGCTCTGGCAGCTCTGGTCCTGGGCCTTGTTCGAGCACGGAGCCGCAAGGCTGAGGCCGCCCCTGGCCCAATGTCACAAGCAGCACCCATAGCCAGTAGCTCTTTACAGAAGCTGGGCCGGGAACCCCCGAGTCCACCACCCTCTGAACACCTGTATCATCAGACTCTCCCCAGCTATGGTGGGCCAGGAGCTGGAGGGCCCTACCCTCGTGGTGGCTCCCTGGACCCTTCACATTCAAGTGGCCGAGGCtcagcagaggctgcagaggatgACGAGATCCGCATGATCAATGAGTTTCCCCGTGTGGCCAGTGTTGCCTCCTCCCTGGCTGCCCGAGGCCCTGACTCAGGCATCCAGCAGGATGCAGATGGATTGAGTGACACGTCCTGTGAGCCTCCTGCCCCTGACACCTGGTATAAGGGCCGAAAGGCAGGGTTGCTGCTGCCAGGTGCAGGAGCCACTCTGTACCGAGAGGAGGGGCCCCCAGCCACTGCTACAGCCTTCTTGGGGGGCTGTGGCCTGAGCCCTGCACCCACTGGGGACTATGGCTTCCCAGCAGATGGGAAGCCATGTGTAGCTGGTGCACTGACAGCCATTGTGGCTGGTGAGGAAGAGCTCCGTGGCAGCTATAACTGGGACTACCTGTTGAGCTGGTGCCCTCAGTTCCAGCCTCTGGCCAGTGTCTTCACAGAGATAGCTCGGCTCAAGGATGAAGCTCGGCCATGTCCTCCTGCTCCCCGTATTGACCCGCCACCCCTCATCACTGCTGTGGCCCACCCAGGAGCCAAGTCTGTTCCCCCGAAACCTGCAAGCACAGCTGCAGCCCGGGCCATCTTCCCACCAGCCTCTCACCGCTCCCCCATCAGCCATGAAGGCTCCCTGTCCTCAGCTGCCATGTCTCCCAGCTTCTCACCCTCACTGTCTCCTTTGGCTGCTCGCTCCCCCGTTGTCTCACCTTTCGGGGTAGCCCAGGGCCCCTCAGCTTCAGCACTCAGCACAGAGTCTGGCCTGGAGCCGCCTGATGACACAGAGCTGCGCATCTAG